In the Arachis ipaensis cultivar K30076 chromosome B04, Araip1.1, whole genome shotgun sequence genome, aatgggatatatgattTCTGGAACTGGTTTGATGACCGAACTTGGTAAGTAGCTGGTGTTTAGATTGGCACTGTTTTCCTCCAtatatttagtttaatttagttttcatgtTTCTATTCTATTTCTAGGTATCCTCTTGGTCGTGTAATTGGTGGGACTGTCTATCCTGGTCTGACCTTGACAGCAGGAACCTTATATTGGTAAGTATTTTGAAGTACACAGCTAGAGATAGTTgtcctattctattatttatttatttattttttctagcAAATAACTGCTAATATTAATATCACGTAATGAAAGCAATTATTTCAAAGTTTATTAGGCTGGTTTACACTTTTGGATCATTCTCTTCTGGTGTCAGGTTTTTGCATTCCTTGAACATCCCTCTCTCTGTAGAAACTGTCTGTGTGTTTACTGCACCTATTTTCTCTGCCTTTGCTTCATGGGCAACTTTTCTTCTGACAAAGGTTTGTGGTTTGTGCATAACTAAATTGTGCCTTGTACATTTTTGTTGTTTGCTAATTTGCTGTGGCTGCTTTCTGTAGGAGGTTAAGGGTGTTGGAGCTGGCTTGACAGCGGCTGCTCTTTTGGCCATGGTGAATTTCTTAACAGGCTGTGATTTAATGATTGCTTTGTTTGCAGTTTTCCTATTCATTATAAACATTTCTACTATGGTCACAATGATCAAAATTATTGTTTCAGTCACTCAGAACATCTGAAATGTTCAAATCACTGTTATGTGTATGTCTGTAAAATAAATGGCGTACTCTCACAATGGTTTCCCTCTTCTGATATGTTGTGGTTGTTGTTCCCTCAATTCTCTTACGTGTAATGGGTTGCTTTTCACTAAATCTTGTCATGTTTGCAGGTCCCTTCATATATATCTCGATCAGTGGCTGGAAGCTATGATAATGAAGCTGTGGCTATATTTGCATTAATCTTCACTTTCTATCTCTATATTAAGGTGCACAATGGAAACAAACAAGTTTACTTATATTGAATGGAATTCTTTAAAGACGTTTGTTTTGTAGACATTTCCCTCAATCATTAGAACGTATTATCATTGTTGTGTGATGATAGGTTATTTTAGTACTATGATAAACTGTCTGTTCTGTACAACTCAGCATAGAGATTATTTTGGTTTCTCTATATTTAAGATATTTGAATTCTGACTTTATTTATATGTTATGCAGACACTAAATACTGGATCCCTCTTTTATGCAACTTTGAATTCACTATCATACTTTTAtatggtaatttttattttattattattattattattattattattattatattgctGTTATTGTTGTCTTTTCCCAATCTATTCTCTTCTTATTTATGTTACCAACCTTTCTTATTATGCAGGTTTGCTCATGGGGAGGGTACACTTTTATCATTAACCTTATTCCGATGCATGTACTCTTGTGCATAGTTACTGGTCGCTATTCTTCGCGGCTGTACATTGCATATGCACCTCTTGTAAGTATCTATTATGATCATGCAGTTATGTAAGATTTTAAATGAATGCTTTTGCCTTTTTTGCCTTTTTGGTTTGGAGTTGGAAAAATGCATATTACTTTATCTTAGGTTTGAAAGGTAAGCCCTAATCTGAATATTGTTTATGGTAGTTTTGGTATTCAGAGTGAAGTGTTATATAACCAGCATTTACTTGTTATACCAACTATACCTGGAATTGGAATTAAGATTAGATGTGAACTGTGCATGGTACATAATTAGAGAATGTCTGTTCTCTGATTCTTGTCTAGATACTGATTAACATTATGAATTCTCTCTGTGCAGGTTGTATTGGGCACACTGCTGGCTGCCCTGGTGCCTGTTGTTGGGTTTAATGCTGTAATGACATCAGAGCATTTTGCATCATTTCTGGTGCGTTTTCATTTATTCTTTGGACAAAGTAAAGAAAAGTATCCAAGTTTGTGTTTTAACCTATTAGTAATATTTAACTCATGTTTTGTATTTTTCCTTCTATTCATATCCTATTAATTAGTCTCTTTTAAGCCTTATCTTTTTCCCCTGATTTTCTTGTGCAGGTTTTTATTATCATCCATGTGGTGGCTCTTGTGTACTATATTAAAGGGATTCTTTCCCCGAAAATGTTCAAAGTAGCTTTGGCACTAGTTGTTTCCATTGGCCTGTTAGTATCCATTTAATTAGATTATTTGACTACACCAAATAATCCGGTGAGAAATTAAATTGATTCCCGGTGTCTGTATTTTACAGGGCAGTGTGTTGTGCAATGGTAGCAGTAATAATAGCCCTTGTAGCTTCTAGCCCAACAAAGGGTTGGAGTGGGAGAAGTTTAAGTCTACTTGATCCGTAAGTGCTTCATTTGCTGATCTCTTTTTATACTCTTGATTTTGTTACTCAACCCGAAAAATAAATATTAGAAATAATTTCAGTGTTATCTGTTATGGCATGACCTCTTACATCCTGTTTTGTTACTGTGTTTGGGGTGCTTGTTGATCCTATAATTTTCATGATAGTTTTAGAATTATTAAATATAGCTAAATATGATTGCCTATATAAATACACTGTTCAACAGAATATCATTACCCATGAAGTTATTAAATATAGCTAAATATGCTTATCTTTTGACACTTTTatgcaaaatattttcttttcaagATTTCAGTTGCAAATATTTTAACTGTGTGTCTATTTACAGTACCTATGCAAGCAAGTATATACCAATCATTGCTAGTGTTAGCGAGCATCAGCCACCTACTTGGCCTTCTTACTTTATGGATATAAATGTGTTGGCATTCTTGATTCCAGCTGGCATAATTGTAAGCTTTTGCTTCTGAGTAAAggatgtttaatttattttgcttATAGTACTTAGTCATGATTGGTGCTGCTTTTCACCCCTTTCTGATGTAGGCTTGCTTTTCACCCCTTTCTGATGCAAGCTTGTTTGCGGTACTTTATATTGTACTATCAGTATATTTTTCTGGAGTCATGGTAAGAATAATCTAGACAGTAATCTAACACTTACCACATTGTTTCTTTTATCTTATGTAAGGCATTCTATTTGACATTTCAAATATCAGGTTCGCCTGATGCTTGTGCTTGCTCCTGCGGCTTGCATCTTATCTGGAATTGCTCTTTCTCAAGCTTTTGATGTTTTCACACGATCAATTAAGTTTCAGCTACCAAGCCTATCAGATCATTCCCATATTGATGTAGGCTTCTGTTTTATCAATCCTCGTCAGATTGAGCACTGCTTTACATTCTTCTATTAACTTCATTACATTTTGTGTTTTTTGACTATCAATATCAAGGCAAGGGATGCCAGTTCTGAAAATATTGTGCCGGATGACACAATAAAGACAGATAAAAGCGAGGATACACCAAAGGAACGGATGACAAAAAGAAGcaagaagaaggaaaaggagCCTGTGGAAAAGCCTCCAACCAAGTTCCAAATTAAGAAGAGGCTTTCGGTTTTGCCCTTTGAGGCATCCATCATTGCTGTTATCTTACTTGTCTTGCTGGTTGCCTTCTATGTGGTAATTTGACTTTCTTTTTCTCTACCTTTTTATAGTTTTCTAAGCAGGATATTGTACAATTTTTAGTTTCTAGTATATACTTGACATATGAGGTGAAATGTTTTCTTTAATCTAGTTTCTGTTTGTCCACAGTGGGAATTGACAATTTATTTCTTCATATTCAACTAACATTAACTACCACTTTACAAATTACTTTAATTAGCTGAATACATCGTGGTAAATATTGTACAAATCTGCTGCTTAATACTAAATAGGAATTTAATGTACTTCTATGATTCTTAGATTATTATTTAATAACATAAATGCCCTTCAAGCCATTgtgtatgtgaaaaatatataGCTTTTGTGATGTTTATGGTGTCCTCATTTTTATGGTCTATCTTGTAGGTTCACTGTGTATGGGCAGCAGCAGAAGCTTATTCAGCACCTTCTATTGTTCTAACCTCACATTCAAATGATGGACTTCATGTTTTTGATGATTTTAGAGAGGCTTATGCTTGGTTGAGTCATAACACAGATGTAGATGATAAAGTGAGTTTCATTGCTTTTCCTGATAGGTGTCTGTTTTACATTTACCACTTAGAAGATCAACATATAGGCTTACTACTTATATTACCTTTGAAAATCATTGTTTGTAGAGACTTGATTTTGagctttattttctttgttttatacTATTCTTGAAACCTACAAGTATGATATTTCTGTTGCCAAGCAAATTGGTTCATACATATTTTAGGTGATCCAACTGCAGTCATGAGTTACCTATAGGTCAAAATATACCTTTCTAGAAAAACTATTGGATCCCATGAACATGTTGATTTGTTTCTTGTGCTTTTATCAATGGGTAGTTGGTAAGTGGAAGTTATGAATGAGTGATTCAAGTTATTGGGGAGTATTCTTTAATGGTTTTTTTATGCATATTTATGGACGGTTAGAGATATTGATGCAATGCACAATTTGTTATAGGTGGCATCTTGGTGGGATTATGGGTACCAAACAACTGCCATGGCTAACCGAACTGTGATTGTTGACAATAATACTTGGAATAACACACATATTGCTACTGTTGGCACTGCCATGTCTTCTCCAGAGAAGGCAGCTTGGGAAATTTTCCACTCCTTGGATGTCAAATATGTTCTGGTTGTCTTTGGAGGTtgactcttttctctttgttgaGATTATCTTTGTCAAGTCACCCTATTCTGATTTGTTGCTAACCTATTATTAGGACTGGTTGGCTATCCTAGTGATGATATTAACAAGTTCCTGTGGATGGTTCGTATTGGAGGGGGTGTCTTCCCGCACATAAAGGAACCAGATTACTTAGTAAGTTACACATATGCAATGTAGATTATTTTATCAAGGCATCTATATTTCATGTGGGAAGTTCTTCAACTGTAGCTTCCTTCCTTCATGGCTTGTTAGGAGGATTGTTAACATGCATTTCACTTTTCTTGTTCAAAAGAGGGATGGTCAGTATCGAATTGATTCTATGGCCACACCAACCATGTTAAACTGCCTGATGTATAAACTTTCGTACTACAGGTCAGCTTTTCTTATTTAGTTTCTAAGTTTTTGCATTGTCAATTTTTAATCCACTTATCTGCTCTATCCTGTAATTGTTCCAGATTTGTGGAGACAGATGGTAAGGCCTTTGACCGAGTGAGGCGGACAGAAATTGGCAAGAAATATTTCAAACTTACCCATTTTGAAGAGGTCAGCTTGATTTTTATTACAAGTTTTAgaataaagtatactttttgttttcAAAGTTTTTGAAAATGTTAATGTTTAAAAAATAGGAGAAAAAACTCATTGCTTTCATTTCATCCAACAAGTATATATTCAGATATCATCTTTCATTTCCCCTTAAGCTTGAGTATATAGATCAATATACCAAGGTTGTTACATGAGTAACTTATTGTAGGGCCTCTTAGAACCTTAGTTAAGATATTTGCTAGTTGGTCATTTGAACTAACAAAGGTTGTGGTGATATCTCCAGATAGAATCTTTTGTCTAGTAAAATGACAGTCAACCTCAATGCGTTTAGTCCTCTTATGAAAAACTAGATTAGAGGTAATATGCAAAGCTACTTGATTGTCACATACAAGAATCATAGACTATTTTCCCAAATTGGAGTTCTTCAAGTTGTTTTAGCCACATTACAATGAAGTTAATGCCATAGCATGATATTCTGCATCAGAAATCGTGAAATCACATCTTGCTTCTTACTTTTCCAAGAGATAACATTGCCacctataaaaacaaaatagcgAAGTTGAAAGTCTATCTATTGGATCCGACTATCTTTATATGGCCCTTATCCTTGTAAAGAAGTCCTTTACTTTGACATATTTTAGGATACGAATCATGGCATTCCAATGATTTTGACATGGTGAATTCAAGAATCGACTAGCCACACCTACTGCAAAGTAGGGGTGTCAAAGTGGGCTACCTGTCCTGCCCAAACCTGTCTAACAGCAGGGCTCTGCCAAACTCAAACGGGACTAAACCTCCAAACCGCCTCGCTTGATGTTGTGCCAGCCCTCCTTCCATAATTAAGCAACAAATTTCAATATAACCCTAAATTCCTAAatcagaatttaaaaaaaaaaccccatAAATTAGCAACAAATCTCAACAAACCCTAAATTCCTAAatcagaattaaaaaaaaaaaaaaacaaaaattcaaCATCAAATCAACAANNNNNNNNNNNNNNNNNNNNNNNNNNNNNNNNNNNNNNNNNNNNNNNNNNNNNNNNNNNNNNNNNNNAACAAATCTCAACAAAATCCTAAATCAAAATTTTATGAATCAACAACAAATCCCATAAATAAGCAACAATTAGAATTTTTCAACAATTccataaaatttataataaaataaataacaaacgaaaaaatttaaaaaaaaaatgaatttccCTGTTAGATCAGGAGCAGAGGAACCTGCTGGAAGAATATAACCATTTTAAAAAAGCGGTTAACCAAATTGATAAAACCGGTTTGTAAACGTGTTAACCAAACCAAAACTGGTTTTATGGGTTGGAGTTATAAAACTCGTTTTTGTAATATAAATATGTTATAGATTTGAACAAGTTTTATAACAGGCAAAAAGGGCTAAATTGGTTTTTTAGTGTAAAAAATTggtttataaattaaattttaaaaatgaaaaatctttttaaataaaaaaccggTTTTCAAGTGAAAAGctggttattttttaaaattggtttttataTTTAGAATCGGTTTAAAACTGGTTTATTATTTTTGTAATCGGTTAATGACCGGTTTTTTCATTTAAAACCAATTTGGTTTACTAACCTAATCAAATTCCGGGTTAACTGAAATCAGGTATGGTTGTTTTGGTTAACCTTAACCATATACACCTATAGATAACATGCAGAGAGGTCCCCAAAAAGAATGGGGAACATGATAACGATGAAGATTCGTCCTAGTGGTCTCAATTAAATGACGATTTTGGCACTCAACTaacccattttgttgaggagtatgAGCACATGATGTTTGATGAACACCATGAGATGCCATAAAACTTTGAAATGAACGAGACTGTATTCTGTGGCATTTTCAATACCAGAAATATCTGAGTGAACTAGAATAAAAGGTGAGATATTGACACTTGGAAAAGAACTGAGAGTATGTTTCCCAAGTTGACACGACTCATGATAGACTAGATAAACTGGAGAGGAGAGGAACCATTGTCTTAAGATTGGGAAGGTTGGGATATCCTACCTGAGCATGGATGGTGAGAGGGTTAGTGGAGAGATTGTAGATACGAGACGAGGAAAAAATGTAAAGGCCATTGGACTCACATCTGATGCCAATCAATCTGCCCAAGCTCCGGTCCTATATAAAGATGGAATCTTCAGTGAAAGAGATCATATATTTTAGAGTATGAGTTAAACAACTAACAGATAAAAGGTTAAAAAGAGAATCAGGGACAAACAAAAAAGATTTAATGGACACTGAGGGGAATGGATGGGCATTGTCAACCCCTAAAGATTGTGTGGAAGATCCGTTAGCCAAGGTAATGGTAGGTAGATAATCAGACGTGGAAATTTTAGATAAAAGAGTTCTATTACTAGAGATATGCTTTGTCGCAGCAGAATCAATGACCCAAGGGCCCAAGTTTTCGGATTGGCAGATGCAAGCATAAGAGTTACCAATTTTCGTGACAGGAGCAGTGACATTAGATTGCTCACGGTTCAAactattttagaaaataattGTAATGGGAGCAAGTTGATTAGAAAACACTGAGATAGTGGGAGCACTGGTCTGAGCAATGTTGAGTGATTATGGTGGACGACCAATAAGAGTCCAACACTTATCAATGATATGACCCATGCGATACAATGATCAGATTTCGGGCGTTGTCGTCCCAAATTGCAATTGCTATTGCGGGAACGACCTCGAGCTTGAGTTTGAGATAAGATCTAATCTGTCAATGGAAGTTGATACATTGGcaggttcaataaaatatttAGCTGGAACCCGAAGTAATGAAGGGCCAAATCATATTAAAGGGACGAAACATTTGGGGACCTGAGTATTAAATCACAAGTACCAAAATAGTCAGCAGGTAAATCATACAATGCCACATAAAGAATGTGCTTTGTTGTTCCAACTCTTTTTCTAGGCAAGTAGCAGGAGGCGATAATTCATTGAAATTGTGGAGAGTACTACGAATCTTTCCTAAATATACAGACAAAGGACTATCAATTTGATGGGGGGAAAAATTGCTCATAAGGTTTTGACAAATCCCATATAATTGTTGTCAAAAGTGCCTTTGCCTGCATCCAAATGGCTTCACAAGTGACATGTGCACAAAAAAATCTGTTTAATTGAAGAGTGGGTGGTGTTCTGATAACGCTACAAAGTTGGACATTAATCTTAATCCACTTAGCATGGTCAAGGTCATTAATTTCTCTAGCCTTTTCGGTAAGATGTTCTGCATAATCCTAACCAATTAGCCACAACTTATTATCAGATACCCAAGAATAATAATTACTTCCAACAAGTTTGTCAGTGGAATGAGGTACACTAATATAACTAGTGAAAGTAGAGTTTTCATTCTTAGAGCCACTAGCACCAACATCAGTAGCAAGTAGCAGTAGAAGTAGTAGTAGCCATGGAGATCGACAAAACAAGGCAGGAAATGCTTCGGCGGCAAAAAGGGAAAATCACATAGAATTGTATATGGAAAGTGGATGGTTGAGCAAAAACCTATTCTGGAAAGGGGACAACCATCTGAGCACGATAGTGCAATCAACGACAGAATACGACAATGGACGCACCCTCACGGTACCGGCTTGTccgaccttcttcttcttctttgataccGAAGACACATCCATGCTTCCTTATCGGCTCTGCTCTTGCTAGCTAGGCAACTAATAAGGGAAAAGATCGAGCAACCTATTGCCTTACCTCGGCTCTGCCACACGTCACGTATACCCAACATCTATCGAAGCTGGCGAAGTGCTATCTCGAGTTCCTCTTGTATCAGCATAGGCCGTTGGTCGAAGTGCTTCAACGAAATGAAAATATcgtaggagaagaaaagaaagtggaTCTAGTGCAGAACCTCAACCAACCGGTGGATCCGCCTTTCTTCGCGCTGACTCTGCGTCAAGTGAGATGTGTGATAGCTGGCATGTTTACCAGCAGCTAATTGTGCTATGAAAGGATTTGGGTCTCTAACGTAGAAAACGATCGATCAAGTCATTCAGTAAAGCCCATATTTGAATTTGGTGGTGTGCAGAGCAGATATACCCAGGTCAGCTTTTTGACACAAGTATGCAGTACTCGGTGATGGATCTGGTACAGAAAACTTGCTAGCTTAACGTGGTTTAGAACCACCTAGAGCTGGGAAAGGTGTCGTGCGTGACCTTCCCTCGGGTTGGTATGCTTGTGTGTCAAGCAATCCCGCTTCAGTAGCAGACTTCGGTCAAGGAAATCGCTTCAAGCAATGGCTTTGGATCGACCTGACTTCTTAGAGAGTAAAGCCAGTGAATGAATGAAGTTGAATGAATAAGTCAAGGCGAAGCTGACGGAGTCCTGACTGAATATCTCTGTGGATCAAGGCAGCGGGGCACTAGAACAATTTTGACGGTAGTGGATGGTAGCCAGAATGTGTTATGTTGGGCTGCCGGAGAGAAGAATATGACCGATGTTAATGTCgagaaaataagagaaataaCTTGCTGCTTACATTTCATCCAAAACAAGGGATATATAAAGATATCTATCAATTACTATCATAAATGCTAAGTTGCTAACTATTAACCACATGCATAAATGCTAAACTACTAACTATCAACTACATGCTGACTTTCAATAGAAAAGTTTCCAAGATATCATTACTgtttaatttgtttcaattttgtccaaaTATATTTCAATTCTATCCTTTGGTCAAATTTTGTTAGTCAATATTTCTATTCCAATATTAACCCCTACAAAGGGGTGAGTGGTGTGGAATGAGGTGTTATTTCACTTTGGTGGTGGTGGAATGAGGGTAAGGGGTGAAGGCGGAGGTGGTGGTGGGGCAGTGACAAAGGTCAAAGGTCAAAGGGTGAGAGGTGGCGGCAGTGTTGGGCTGTTGGAGGATAAAGGATGATAATTTTGATGATGTAGGTGGGTGATTGGTGGTGAAGATGAAAGAGGGGAGAGTGGACAATGATTACGTTGATAAAGTCGATGTAGTATAAATATGTAGGGATAATATTGGGAAAAATATTGTCTTGCAAAAATTTTACTAAAGGATATAATTGAAACATATTTAAAACATTagagataattaaaataaattaaatgttaGGGGTATTTTTCTAAAACTTTTCGAAAACTTAGTA is a window encoding:
- the LOC107638282 gene encoding dolichyl-diphosphooligosaccharide--protein glycosyltransferase subunit STT3A isoform X2 — translated: MAASDAPNGDVLIRNAFGSVLAFLILLLIGVLAFSIRLFSVIKYESVIHEFDPYFNYRVTQFLTKNGIYDFWNWFDDRTWYPLGRVIGGTVYPGLTLTAGTLYWFLHSLNIPLSVETVCVFTAPIFSAFASWATFLLTKEVKGVGAGLTAAALLAMVPSYISRSVAGSYDNEAVAIFALIFTFYLYIKTLNTGSLFYATLNSLSYFYMVCSWGGYTFIINLIPMHVLLCIVTGRYSSRLYIAYAPLVVLGTLLAALVPVVGFNAVMTSEHFASFLVFIIIHVVALVYYIKGILSPKMFKVALALVVSIGLAVCCAMVAVIIALVASSPTKGWSGRSLSLLDPTYASKYIPIIASVSEHQPPTWPSYFMDINVLAFLIPAGIIACFSPLSDASLFAVLYIVLSVYFSGVMVRLMLVLAPAACILSGIALSQAFDVFTRSIKFQLPSLSDHSHIDARDASSENIVPDDTIKTDKSEDTPKERMTKRSKKKEKEPVEKPPTKFQIKKRLSVLPFEASIIAVILLVLLVAFYVVHCVWAAAEAYSAPSIVLTSHSNDGLHVFDDFREAYAWLSHNTDVDDKVASWWDYGYQTTAMANRTVIVDNNTWNNTHIATVGTAMSSPEKAAWEIFHSLDVKYVLVVFGGLVGYPSDDINKFLWMVRIGGGVFPHIKEPDYLEDC
- the LOC107638282 gene encoding dolichyl-diphosphooligosaccharide--protein glycosyltransferase subunit STT3A isoform X1; translated protein: MAASDAPNGDVLIRNAFGSVLAFLILLLIGVLAFSIRLFSVIKYESVIHEFDPYFNYRVTQFLTKNGIYDFWNWFDDRTWYPLGRVIGGTVYPGLTLTAGTLYWFLHSLNIPLSVETVCVFTAPIFSAFASWATFLLTKEVKGVGAGLTAAALLAMVPSYISRSVAGSYDNEAVAIFALIFTFYLYIKTLNTGSLFYATLNSLSYFYMVCSWGGYTFIINLIPMHVLLCIVTGRYSSRLYIAYAPLVVLGTLLAALVPVVGFNAVMTSEHFASFLVFIIIHVVALVYYIKGILSPKMFKVALALVVSIGLAVCCAMVAVIIALVASSPTKGWSGRSLSLLDPTYASKYIPIIASVSEHQPPTWPSYFMDINVLAFLIPAGIIACFSPLSDASLFAVLYIVLSVYFSGVMVRLMLVLAPAACILSGIALSQAFDVFTRSIKFQLPSLSDHSHIDARDASSENIVPDDTIKTDKSEDTPKERMTKRSKKKEKEPVEKPPTKFQIKKRLSVLPFEASIIAVILLVLLVAFYVVHCVWAAAEAYSAPSIVLTSHSNDGLHVFDDFREAYAWLSHNTDVDDKVASWWDYGYQTTAMANRTVIVDNNTWNNTHIATVGTAMSSPEKAAWEIFHSLDVKYVLVVFGGLVGYPSDDINKFLWMVRIGGGVFPHIKEPDYLRDGQYRIDSMATPTMLNCLMYKLSYYRFVETDGKAFDRVRRTEIGKKYFKLTHFEEVFTTHHWMVRIYKLKPPKNRIRGKNKKSKSKTSSTTTSKRKGTRRNPF